CGACCATTTTAATCTTAGAGAAGAGACAAGCAACATCAACAGATAGAGGATTcaaattaagaaagaaaaaaaaaaagaaaaaacgaagaaataacaagaAAGGGTAACAGATAAGAAAACCCCTTGAACCATTAACAAAAAACACGGAAGGAAATCCCCCCTAGTTTAATCCCCTTCCTCCCTTATTATTGATCGATCTGCTTCTCCGCTAACTCCTTCCTACTTTTCCAAGAGAATACAGTTTAGGATAACTACTCCATAAGGGAAGAGTTACTATTTCAGAGAGGAGAGGTGAACATTAACAGTAACAAGTAATTTGTGAATATGGGATGGGGGAGGAAATTGAGTTGGATATTTTATTTTTGCttacaaacaaaataagaaataaataacAGCAGGTTCGGCATTAGGCCAAAGCTGATGAAGGTCAAATATCAAACCGCAGTAAGTTTGATGTTAGCTTTGGGCATCCTGAATGTCAAGACGGGCCCTTAATCCTTAACTCATATAAATAGAAATTCTTTTTATTCTCGGAAGAAACAAAACTTACTCAACTCATATAAATAGAAAATGAATACAATAATCACCATTAATTAATTTGGTGATTAGTGTATCATGATGCACTAAACAAAAGTTACTTAAGACTTTCAGATCCTGTGTGAAAGCAAAATTTGGGAAATTCACTACTGTCTCGTTGGTTCTTTGGATTTCTTGTATCCTGTGTGAAACCGAAAAAATTATGCCCAACATTCATTTGCTTTCGCTACCGTGACTATCACATGTTGGGTGATGAATAAATTGAATCTCATGTATGTGTGAAATTACTTAGACCTTGGTCAACGAAAATTGAAAAGTCTGGTCAAGTCCTCTTTATAGTACCCATCAACTGAATTATATTATGAATTTAGCATTCCAGTCCGACAGTGAATTGTATAACTAAGAGCAATATAAAACCTCCTTCCTCCCATCGTCCTGCAATTTATCCACTAAGCCAACTACATATACTGAACTACCCATATTGAAGAATTTGCGAAATATTAAAGAACCTAGACCGCAAAGTATTAAGAGTTAGGCAGTCATATAACTACTGTTATTGCTCATGGGTAGTGTAAATAGATTTTGTCAGAGATGGCTGATGAAATGAGCACTTTCAGTGAGCTATAACAGCTGCCTTGATAGTATTCTAGTGAGCTTATAACAGCTGTCTTATTAGTATTCTTGTATCCACCAATGCCTCTAATGCTACGAACAACATGTCGGTTGTTGTTCCTTTTCAGGCTCGTCATCTATGATGAGCATCCCTTTCCTTGGACGAGGAGGAGACAAACCTTCAGTACTATGCTTTTTCTGCAGTACTCCTGCGAAAAAGAGAACAATATTAATGAATATCATCACTGACAGTAAAGCTCTTAACGTTGAACTGAATAATAAGGTAAACTTTTACATGGATGGTTATCCTAAGAAAAAACTAACTTGAAGTTATACACACAAAACGGTACTCCTAAGCAATTGTAGTGACATAGCAAAAGCAGAAGTTAGTTGAATGCAGCTTACTCGTTGCTATATCAAGGAAGACATCATCAATTCCAGTACCGACTTTCGCAGATGTCATAAACAATTTTGCTCCAATTGAAGAAGCATAACTGCACAGCAGCGTATAACAAAATTATTTCCATATCAAAACTCAGGGGAGAACGAATTtaagaagttcaagagtttatttATAATGAGCAGATTAATGTTTTATTTGTCTTGTGTAGACAATGAGCTAACATGCAAGATACTGCAGATAAAACTTATTGATTACCTTTCAGCCTCTTCCAGATTGAACTTCTTTGCTCTAACCAAATCAGATTTATTTGCAGCAATTGCCATGATTATAGATTTAGAAGCCATTTGCTGAAGTTCTTTCACCCAATTTCTCACCCGAATGAAGCTATCATTGTCCATGATGTCGTACACCAAAAGTGCAGCTCCAACCAAATACCAGACAACAAGCAACACACTAAAGTTAGATGATAAAATAAAACAAGTCAATAAAGATGTCGCAAGCCAATAGAATTAATAAAAACCAACCATCTGCATCACGATAGTATATCGGCCCCAAAGCATGAAATCGTTCCTGTCCTGCTGTATCCTGCCACCAAACAAGAGATAGAGAAATACTCAGAACCGGAAAAAACCAATAaagttaccaataattcatgttTCCTGTAAATGATCTTAGTACTAGTACAACATCAATGaattacaacaacaacaaaaaaatcttaGCGCTCATCAGATATCTATTGTTGGAGTGTGCAGCTCAAATAGCCGCACATGGGATTGCTGCGATAATCCAACAAGGAAGAAACTTGGTTTCATGTGGTGATGAATAAGTTGCAATTTCTCCTTACATGATAATCCAAGGCCGTAGATCCTACCAACTACTGCACAGGAAAGACTAACTTAACCAAGTCTACAATGATACAGAACTCAGAAGAACATGGGTGCTTCTATAGACAGGTAGCACCTACAAACAGGTCTCAAGATATTATCAAGCACGAGACCATAAATGCTTACAGATACTATATCAAAATTTACAAAAACATTCACATTTGTGTTAAGTAAATGACATTAGTACAGAAAACCGACTTGAGATTATTAATTCACAGTAAACACTACTTAACCAACTCCAAAAATAATACAGCTCAGTTGTAGCCAGACCTATGAATATCACTCAAATGATAAATGAACGGCCAAGAGCCAAGATTCTATACATGTGATGCCCATTGACCTCCACAGTCAACACACACCTCATATTTAAGATCTCAGTCTCTTGTTTTGATGTCCGTACGTCTCAGTTCATATCCAAAGAGACATATTATCAATGAGTTCACAATGAATAAGTTTCAGTTATCATTATATTAAAAACTACACAACCGAACTCCAGAAAATGCACCATGGACAAccaagttacaaaaaaaaattcaagttctTGTTTACGTAATGACCTCGGTACAACATcaatgaattaaaaaaataaaaggcACAATGTTGAGCTCTCTTGAGACTACTCCACAACATATACCAAGTTCACCAACTCTCAGACCTCAGAAATAGAGCAATAAAAATGCATCACAGCAGCTCCTCTGTAACTACCACCTACTTATGGCACTCAACTTAAGTCCATGGATGAAATTCTAAACGAGTCGTGCCCATTGGCCCCCACTCACACCTCATATTCAAAGCAGAATCTTAGAGCTCACTTGAGACCATTTCACAACATTAACTAACTTAACCAACTCGAAATTGAATCAGACCTCCAAAATACAATGCTTCATGAACAGATCCTTTATAACTACCACCTGCAGATGACACTCAGCGAAAGTCCAAGAACCCAATTCCTACATGTGTCAGGACCATTAGGAACCACTAACACCCAGTCTCTGatatccaaaaatcacaattcATACAGAACTGGTTCTAATATCATGGCATCGACAATGAATTGGTTGTGACTATCAATACAAAAACTACTGTTAGATTGTGAGGCTAAGAGTTTCAAACACCCACACATGGGATATAGCAAGAGTGCCACATGGAGGGAACCAGGTTTCATGGGGTAATTAATAAGTTACATTTTCTGTTGATATAGTACCGAGGCCTTAGATACTAGAAACTACTGCAGAACAAAAATGATAAATAACTGCTATCTCAGAAGATCATGAACTCCTTTTATAGCCAGCATCTAAGGACATAACTCAAGGAATGGCCTAGAACAAAGACCATATACGCATAATGCACATTGGCTTCCACACATACACCTCAAGTTTATATCTCAGTGACTCAGTCTCGTTCCAATGTCTGCAAATCACATTTCATAACAAAACAAATATACTATCAGAGTACAAAAACATTCATGTCCTATACACATGACGCCCATTGGCCTCCACAGTCTACCCAAACCTCCTAATTAAGATGGGGTGTCCAGTTATCATTATAAACACTGTGCAACCAAACTCAAGAAAATGCACTGCATATAAAAAAGTCACAAAAACattcatgttcatgtttaagttgatgacCTTCGTACTTAGCACAACATCAACAGATTGTAAAAACTACAATCTCAGAGCTCAGTTGAGACTAACCTCGCAAAAAATACTAACTTAACCAACTCCAAAAGAATCAGACCTCAGAAGTACAACAACAAAATTGCTTCATGGACAGCTCCATTACAACTAGCACCTACTTGCCTAACACTCAATGAAATTCCAAGAGACAAATTCCTATACGCATGGCACTCAATGGTCTCCACTCACACCGCAAGTCTCTCATTTTGATATCCCCAAATCACTCATTCATACAAAACTGATCCTAATGTCAATAACACTATGTTGAcaaatgaattttttttggatAACCAGCACAAAAACTATACACAATCAATCGAATTGaagaaatataaagataaaaagaagaaaaaatgcatACCCAAATAGAAAGAGTAATAGGCAGACCTTGTATAAGAATCCGTTTAGTTAGAAACGAAGCTTGTACAGTTGCTTGCTGTTGATCATTGAATACATTATTCACATATCTCAATACTAATGATGTTTTACCAACCCTACCTGTGCAAACAATCATATCATAAAattaacaaaaccctaattcattcaatcaactccctaaataaccaaaatcaGATGAAATTAAACAAAACCTAGAATCAAAAAATGATAAACTTAAACTTACCGTCTCCGAGAAGGACGAGTTTGAATGAGTGATTACTTCCAGAAGGCTTGGGATTATTCATGATTTCAATTTGAAATCCTCCTCGACTATACAAAATTCTTTCAGATTACGAAGAGGAAATGAGATTGAAAAGAATCTGAATAAAGGGTTTGATTATAGAGGTTTGTTACTGTTGTAGTCGGGATCATCATCTcttttgcataatcaagatatttTTCCTGATCTTTCTTCTTTAGTCTATGGAGGAAATGGTGAAAGAAGGTTAAATGCGTGAATAGTCAACAGTTTGACCCGGATATCCTTAGCTTAAATCGATGCTATACACTTCaggcaaacttttttttttttttttttgactaaaaACGGAATGCATGTATTACAGTGTCACCTCGATAAACAAATgttcgataaataaataacctcgtcaaatgaataattttttcAGATCCAATTTGGGCCAAAGTGATAAATAAATAACCTCACTTAATACATTAACGAATTAAAAGGATTGGATCCTTAAAGACCtatagaaatataaacgaataaccaattaattatatataaaaatatatatatatatatttatattataaaaagaagtggtgtgtgtgtagccttacaaatccgaccatcgatttcgtcatcccacgatggagattgatcagttatatgtcctatatagacgtccgtccgatcccttggcttcctaataaaaatatgattctaaagattATTTAACGGCGTCGGATCCTTGGATTTCTTAATTTCACTGCAGCGTCGGATTTTCTAATTTGACTAAGTTTCCGTTAATATATAAGTAGATGTATTTATAGAACATAAGAGCGTCATTCTTTAACGGTTTCACCAACAGATGGTCTTCTATCTATAGTTCTTcccctccattaacgacttctaattcttaatttcgtctctctatatcataataatactgagttattaatactaagttattattatggatgatttaaaggatggatacggtgaaataaaagaaaacagagttgatgatttaaaaaaaaattggtctaaagaggaaaggagaagaaagaaaacctaatagaggaagaggagtgaattgggtaagaggttttatgtttaatgcaaccaaatatctccttactaatacatcttcacggaaaacatatggctaagggtttgtttggcttatgtttggtggatgactctccatgaagattattcgtatacaccatatatactctggtccatcgaacgttcaatcatccaataagcataatgatttgtaccataactttctcaagaaaatttaagttagcctcaactaatctaaaagctatttttaaaaaacaaataaaataaaaaacatggtaaagatttatgtgcgagatttaagtgtcacaaccccgatcaacaaaacattagggaatgtttaagggccacggtcggggctgtaagccctggctaatttgacctgaccaacaaaatactatagtattctcaagggaccacgaccccggctaatttgacccgaTCAACAAAATACTATGGTATCCTCAAGGGACCACGGCTGGGGAtgtaagccccggctaatttgacacaaccacaaatactagggacgcaagtccgaactaacttataagctcgatgtttgaccgttataatctaattagttttgcGAATGACTAAAAAAGATTTTGGTAGAATACGGACCAGCCTATCAAACAACAAAACGAAAacgaaaaaggttgagccccggccataggccggggtgatacctagtatatatataaataaaccaaaatacatagtcagaaaattttacataaaaatatatgtaggagtgaactcaaaaaaaatcatctatggttgattgtctttttcttccacccaaaccaaaatgcaCCGTATCCTTAATTTTGTGCAATACTTGCACAATTCTGGAATATTTTGTTCGTGTTGTAGCAAGTAATTTTTTAAAGTGACCATTGCTTTAAAAGAATCTTTAGATGACACATTTGGTACGAcgctactatcatctggttcatgatcattctcattattcattactgactcaataatttcttcgtccATAACTGCATCTTTCTCAttaggatagttcaaaagatcACATTTCTATAACGTAAATTATAAATGACACcaattaatctttggttttcttcttctaattgacCATATTCTGGTATACTTGTACATTTTTTCCTAtacaatttaacttcttaattggaaaaatattgtttaaatgaataaatattcgtttattgaaaaatgaatattttattcatttatcgataaataaataatccCTCTGAtcgaatattttttgattgtctCGAGagcattcatttatcgaggttcgaTTGTATTTTGTTTGTTATAAACCATGAGATGATGGTTCTACGTTCCGTCTACAAAATAATTTGAGCCCGGTGTCCTTGGgaactgttggaaaacgattaataaaaaaataattttttaaagttttaataaaaaaattataatttattgttttattttgtgaatgaaactttttagtcccacatcgtggagtttccaatttttagtagttttaagaaactatataaaccttttagtcccacatcggggagtttttcttcttaagttttatttgtcaattatataaagaaattcactacttttgtaaaatctatgggaaaggggttgctctatattttagagggacccctaagggaaaatattttatagcggtttttaagcattcgcgattttccttaacggttttttcggagttgccaagctcaagttgagcatctactacatatgctagtagtaggtgtattagggtgttttatcctggagatatccgtcctgtgagggctatagaatcactcttgagtgtagccgggcgctaatgtcttaaggacagcgtgttgaacacgtgactcactctattttccaaagttttgccttgttgctgttgcggagatacggggagcttgttcgtttcgtcaaagcaatcacttccattataaaggagctaagtatcaataacttttgcttatttgatttttctttgtttttgattattgcacctaACAATTTTAAGACAttatatttgtaataatcgaaaacgattgattggtttgtgaatcatggatgttaattgtggagtgaaaaacaaaaacgaatttctggtcagatgtagagtttcaattttatcttttaatctagaaggaatttcaatgaacccttttgacacaacgtagtagacattctGATAGTTACCcccgtaaaatttcagaatttttagagttgtaaaagtatttttttgatattttacaaaacagaaaaacgtttctgaaaaattctgacgagcagaaaattgttgttaactaaattaatttttgtggggtaaccatgagttttttgaaacgctgattcaaacgaagtttgtatatatagatgttatcttcaaaactcatatcttactttctgatttggaattgtgatttgtgaataaaggtgtcatctccgagggacatggctaatagccgcatgtggttggaaacaaatcttccaaagatggcaaaggtgagaacatcgaacgcaactctaagcatggtcttcatgataaaggtatatttcgtaaacctgaatccggaattactttagttaagggtgagtgttatgtttgtaaaatttttggccacgcggcagtaaattgtagacaacataaaaaccttaataagtagaaagttaatgctaatttagttgaaacaaactagaacgagtttggtggcatgatgtcggaagttattttaataaccaatgtgagagaccagtatgTGAAcgctggagccaccaagaatgtttgttgaaacagagacctgttcacctcctatcataggataggggatgtcgagaaactcttattgagtaactcatatgcaatagaggttgcataaaaggaaaaaggtcgagcagaagctcatatctgtaatattctcacattgaatgaagttttcatgttccgagcatatgcgaaaatcttgtatcttgttctgttgtagatggaaaaatatttaagatcttaattgaatctggaaaacttgttgtaactaggcagtgattttttaagcaagagttataggactttgggtctatataagattaacggaaaaactgatgatgtgaacgtagttgattcttgtgatatctttgtgtgattgattgttttacgtggtagacttggaaccgtaaacttataagtcaatgcttaactggctagataggcttcgtacccaaatttagtttggattttgaacacaaaagtgaaatctgtgaagaatcaaaatatgctataaaatcttttagcacaaatgttcagagtaattctaagcctttagaattaattcagttaggcctagttgacatgagttcaacccaaaaccactgtggtaaaagatggttataacttccgtagatgattgta
This genomic stretch from Papaver somniferum cultivar HN1 chromosome 5, ASM357369v1, whole genome shotgun sequence harbors:
- the LOC113283790 gene encoding ras-related protein Rab-21-like, translating into MNNPKPSGSNHSFKLVLLGDGRVGKTSLVLRYVNNVFNDQQQATVQASFLTKRILIQGLPITLSIWDTAGQERFHALGPIYYRDADAALLVYDIMDNDSFIRVRNWVKELQQMASKSIIMAIAANKSDLVRAKKFNLEEAESYASSIGAKLFMTSAKVGTGIDDVFLDIATRVLQKKHSTEGLSPPRPRKGMLIIDDEPEKEQQPTCCS